In one window of Paraflavitalea soli DNA:
- a CDS encoding helix-turn-helix domain-containing protein, producing the protein MSLGNKVLSARKSKGLTQEQLAERATITVRTVQRIESNDSIPRDYTLKAIAAALNMPLEEFISVRTCLRVSNEPTFLQEGRPAERQESCHFLQLLNLSAFAYLVVPFIHFLIPIFLLKKRKEKDNTLQTTGQRIIRQQIWWTVSTHFLLLLTLIYNLVQATWFEKTNLLNYLWIFAGMYVLNAFIIFFTALKIRHTSRASYINN; encoded by the coding sequence ATGAGTCTTGGAAACAAAGTATTAAGTGCCAGGAAGAGTAAAGGCCTTACGCAGGAACAACTGGCAGAGAGAGCAACGATCACCGTACGCACTGTTCAACGCATTGAAAGCAATGACAGCATCCCCCGTGATTATACCCTCAAAGCCATCGCTGCGGCGCTTAACATGCCTTTGGAAGAGTTCATTTCTGTAAGAACATGCCTCAGGGTCAGCAATGAACCCACCTTTTTACAAGAAGGCCGCCCGGCCGAACGCCAGGAAAGCTGCCACTTTCTCCAGCTACTCAACCTGTCTGCCTTTGCTTATCTCGTAGTGCCTTTTATACATTTCCTTATTCCCATCTTCCTGTTGAAGAAAAGAAAAGAAAAGGATAATACCCTCCAAACCACTGGTCAGCGCATCATTCGCCAACAGATCTGGTGGACCGTCAGCACCCATTTTCTCCTCCTGTTAACCCTCATTTATAACCTGGTACAAGCCACCTGGTTCGAAAAAACCAACCTGCTCAACTACCTCTGGATCTTTGCAGGCATGTATGTACTCAACGCTTTCATCATCTTCTTTACCGCATTAAAGATCAGGCATACCAGCCGGGCCTCCTATATAAATAACTGA
- a CDS encoding pyridoxamine 5'-phosphate oxidase family protein, with amino-acid sequence MGDIQNLSDKDAIKKMQELGSGETCLFCTFGEGEDEDLQFRPMSTLAIDDNGHCWFFSDRRSAKDEQIDEYNKVYLLYSNPGKQNYMAIEGSAIVSRDQAKIDELWNPIAKAWFKDGKDDPYISVIEVTPHKAHYWDTKHGKMISFLKILAAAVTGKTMDDGVEGKLQVP; translated from the coding sequence ATGGGCGATATACAAAACCTCAGCGATAAGGATGCTATTAAGAAAATGCAGGAGCTGGGCAGCGGAGAAACCTGCCTCTTTTGCACATTTGGAGAAGGGGAGGACGAAGACCTGCAATTCAGGCCTATGAGTACGTTGGCTATTGATGATAATGGCCATTGCTGGTTTTTCAGTGACCGGCGAAGTGCTAAAGACGAACAGATCGATGAGTATAATAAAGTATACCTCCTTTATTCCAACCCCGGCAAGCAAAACTATATGGCTATTGAGGGAAGTGCTATCGTGTCACGCGATCAGGCGAAGATCGATGAGTTATGGAACCCGATAGCCAAAGCCTGGTTTAAAGACGGCAAAGACGATCCATATATCAGTGTGATCGAAGTCACACCACACAAAGCACACTACTGGGATACCAAACACGGTAAAATGATCTCTTTCCTGAAAATACTGGCTGCTGCGGTAACCGGCAAAACCATGGATGATGGCGTGGAAGGAAAACTACAGGTGCCATAA
- a CDS encoding DUF3108 domain-containing protein produces MTGKYVAVLTLLLLISLGLSASVTDTFYIKDAAQKLLPSERKYLQYTETRDGLIQFGSILTRSIQKTKYGPQDVFLVIQTYQGPKDINRDSSYCDLHTLLPLAYHTNIQSDQYQEKVIFSNGKIDNTITFRDSTQQFTKPATGFYNSVTTDELITLLPLQEKKQFIFKNVNTGLHYFEYATVVEVEGKEEINLPASGKAMCWRLRVTTGSTYTIQWYTIKGQQQLKKKFILKNGNAFIRVAMIA; encoded by the coding sequence ATGACCGGAAAATATGTAGCTGTATTGACCTTATTATTATTGATTTCGCTCGGATTATCCGCTAGCGTGACCGACACTTTCTACATTAAAGATGCCGCCCAAAAGCTCCTTCCCTCCGAAAGGAAGTACCTGCAATACACCGAGACCAGGGATGGGCTGATCCAATTTGGTTCCATACTGACCCGCTCGATCCAAAAAACCAAATATGGTCCACAGGATGTCTTCCTGGTGATACAAACCTATCAAGGCCCCAAAGACATTAACAGAGATTCCAGCTATTGTGATCTGCATACTCTACTTCCTCTGGCCTATCACACCAACATACAATCAGACCAATACCAGGAAAAGGTCATATTCTCCAATGGCAAAATAGATAATACCATTACCTTTAGGGACAGCACACAGCAGTTTACAAAACCTGCTACTGGTTTTTACAATAGTGTAACAACCGATGAATTGATCACCCTGCTGCCCTTACAGGAAAAGAAGCAGTTTATTTTTAAGAATGTAAATACCGGCTTACACTATTTTGAATATGCCACAGTGGTAGAAGTGGAAGGAAAAGAAGAGATCAATTTACCGGCATCGGGGAAAGCGATGTGCTGGAGATTGCGCGTAACCACCGGAAGTACTTACACCATTCAATGGTACACTATCAAAGGGCAGCAGCAGTTAAAGAAAAAGTTCATTCTTAAAAACGGCAATGCATTTATCAGGGTGGCCATGATAGCCTGA